A single window of Dermacentor albipictus isolate Rhodes 1998 colony chromosome 1, USDA_Dalb.pri_finalv2, whole genome shotgun sequence DNA harbors:
- the LOC135909965 gene encoding uncharacterized protein: protein MVGGRVEVCSRLVQHGERASNAHQMRPSEFGLLLKARAAQQDIPAAPGKLCTLALTAVDKEGQAGLQAATFPTSRNRELAVCLQNPVAPNGRRQIRLERYWLSSKMYPSCHYPHVLPPAMLP from the exons ATGGTTGGAGGGAGGGTGGAGGTGTGCAGCCGCCTTGTGCAGCACGGCGAAAGGGCTTCAAACGCGCACCAAATGCGTCCCTCAGAGTTTGGCCTGCTGCTGAAGGCCAGGGCGGCGCAGCAAGACATCCCTGCAGCACCTGGCAAGCTCTGCACCCTAGC TCTCACGGCAGTGGACAAGGAGGGCCAAGCAGGGCTCCAAGCTGCAACTTTCCCGACGTCCAGAAATCGGGAACTAGCAGTCTGCCTCCAGAACCCGGTTGCTCCAAATGGCCGTCGGCAGATTCGCTTGGAAAGATACTGGCTGTCAAGCAAGATG TACCCTTCCTGTCACTACCCTCACGTCCTGCCACCAGCAAT GCTACCATAA